A stretch of the Capsicum annuum cultivar UCD-10X-F1 chromosome 8, UCD10Xv1.1, whole genome shotgun sequence genome encodes the following:
- the LOC107840121 gene encoding L-galactose dehydrogenase, with amino-acid sequence MAAAAAQTLQLRPLGNTGLKLSSVGFGASPLGKVFGDVSEQDAIAAVREAFRRGVNFFDTSPFYGGTLSEKVLGRALKALGAPRDQYIVSTKCGRYKEGFDFCAERVTKSIDESLERLQLDYVDIFHCHDIEFGSLDQIVNETLPALLKLKQAGKIRFIGITGLPLGIFTYVLDRVPPGTVDVILSYCHYSINDSTLEDLLPYLKSKGVGVISASPLSMGLLTEAGGPEWHPASSELKAACRAAVDHCKERGKNISKLALQYSLTNTDISTILVGMKSVKEVEENIAAALELATVGMDEEALSEITEILKPVKNQTWPSGIQQR; translated from the exons ATGGCGGCAGCAGCAGCTCAGACATTGCAGCTCCGACCACTTGGCAATACTGGACTTAAACTCAGCTCCGTCGGTTTCGGCGCTTCTCCACTCGGCAAGGTTTTCGGTGATGTCTCCGAACAAGACGCCATCGCCGCCGTCCGGGAAGCCTTTCGACGAGGCGTCAATTTCTTCGACACTTCCCC gttttatggaggaacttTATCGGAAAAGGTATTAGGGAGAGCGTTGAAGGCTCTTGGAGCGCCTAGAGATCAGTACATTGTGTCTACGAAATGTGGGAGGTACAAAGAGGGATTTGATTTCTGTGCTGAGAGAGTCACTAAAAGCATTGATGAGAGCTTGGAGAGGCTGCAGCTTGATTATGTTGATATCTTTCATTGTCATGATATTGAATTTGGGTCCCTCGATCAG ATTGTGAATGAGACGCTTCCCGCCCTTCTAAAACTGAAGCAAGCTGGAAAGATCCGTTTCATTGGTATAACCGGCCTTCCTTTGGGGATATTCACTTATGTGCTTGATCGCGTCCCTCCAGGCACAGTTGATGTAATCCTGTCATATTGTCACTACAGTATCAACGATTCAACTTTGGAGGATCTGTTGCCATACCTGAAGAGCAAGGGTGTGGGAGTGATCAGTGCTTCTCCTCTTTCAATGGGTCTTCTTACTGAGGCTGGAGGTCCGGAGTGGCACCCTGCTTCTTCTGAACTTAAG GCTGCCTGCCGAGCTGCTGTCGATCATTGCAAAGAAAGGGGAAAGAATATCTCAAAATTAGCCTTGCAGTACAGCTTAACAAATACTGATATTTCTACCATACTAGTGGGGATGAAGTCAGTTAAAGAG GTGGAGGAGAATATAGCAGCTGCCCTAGAACTAGCAACGGTTGGGATGGATGAAGAAGCATTATCAGAGATCACAGAAATTCTGAAACCAGTTAAGAACCAGACATGGCCTAGCGGTATCCAACAACGTTGA